A stretch of the Notolabrus celidotus isolate fNotCel1 chromosome 3, fNotCel1.pri, whole genome shotgun sequence genome encodes the following:
- the LOC117810751 gene encoding trace amine-associated receptor 13c-like, protein MAAPLPNVSVPGSAAVVLLSSDGSFNLSADASAGFDLGHSLAPLCTLCCCGFLNRMLAVVFMVSLAFAIVVGNVVTLTVFVQTRQSRTPQGYLKVSLAIADMMVGVLVVPFSVYTEISLMVTSAPPIWYQGSSTSPATSSALGGLVSPWQPCMLIGPVFAGCTFVSISTIFLMTVERSVAILWPLHKDSLVTRRRTLLLILLSWAASSLLALAPLIFSSNFTLEYNECSRMCNYTPLMFGSQLPSDANILLLFPAFDFTLLGGTLAINIVSFTSIRQYSRKRKLLSEGSLSDGGGGGLGGGGCSHRPSFSDIKAAKTIGILTFAFTASFTPIAVFVLGNVVGYTWCNFSFIAFWILTGNSCCNVIIYSVRDHRFRRGVTLLFQRDNSPPTSEKN, encoded by the exons ATGGCTGCACCGCTTCCCAACGTGAGCGTCCCGGGGAGTGCAGCCGTTGTGCTGCTGTCCTCAGACGGCTCCTTTAATCTGTCTGCCGATGCCAGTGCAGGATTTGACTTGGGTCATTCGCTGGCACCTCTCTGCACCCTTTGTTGCTGTGGATTTCTCAATCGTATGCTGGCTGTGGTGTTCATGGTCAGCCTGGCGTTTGCCATCGTCGTTGGAAATGTGGTCACTCTAACTGTGTTTGTGCAAACGAGGCAGTCCCGTACACCGCAGGGGTACCTGAAAG TGTCTCTGGCCATAGCAGACATGATGGTTGGCGTTCTTGTGGTTCCTTTTTCTGTCTACACCGAGATCTCTCTGATGGTGACCAGCGCTCCTCCTATTTGGTACCAGGGTAGCTCCACCTCCCCTGCCACTTCCTCAGCTCTTGGGGGATTAGTAAGCCCCTGGCAGCcctgcatgctgattggccCAGTGTTCGCTGGATGCACCTTTGTCTCCATCAGCACCATCTTCCTCATGACCGTGGAGCGAAGTGTTGCCATCCTATGGCCACTTCACAAGGACTCCTTGGTCACCCGCAGGCGaactctcctcctcatcctgctTTCCTGGGCTGCCAGCTCCTTACTTGCTTTGGCGCCTCTCATCTTCAGCAGCAATTTCACTTTGGAGTACAACGAGTGCAGCCGTATGTGTAACTACACCCCGCTGATGTTTGGAAGCCAGCTGCCATCTGACGCCaacattttgctcttgttcCCAGCATTTGACTTCACGTTGCTCGGTGGCACGTTAGCCATCAACATTGTGTCTTTCACCAGCATCAGACAATACTCTCGAAAACGCAAACTGCTCTCAGAGGGAAGTCTGAGtgacggaggaggagggggtttaGGAGGGGGAGGGTGCTCTCACAGGCCATCTTTTTCAGACATCAAAGCTGCTAAGACGATTGGCATACTGACGTTCGCCTTCACAGCATCCTTCACCCCCATTGCAGTATTTGTTCTCGGGAACGTGGTGGGATACACCTGGTGTAACTTTTCCTTTATTGCCTTCTGGATCCTGACAGGAAACAGTTGCTGCAATGTGATTATCTACAGCGTCAGGGACCACCGATTCAGGAGGGGAGTGACCCTGCTCTTTCAGCGAGACAATTCACCTCCAACCagtgaaaaaaactaa